One part of the Cottoperca gobio chromosome 14, fCotGob3.1, whole genome shotgun sequence genome encodes these proteins:
- the vamp2 gene encoding vesicle-associated membrane protein 2 — protein sequence MSAPAGPPAADGGNQPPNLTSNRRLQQTQAQVDEVVDIMRVNVDKVLERDQKLSELDDRADALQAGASQFETSAAKLKNKYWWKNAKMMIILGVICLIVLIVIVVYFST from the exons AT gTCTGCCCCAGCTGGACCCCCTGCAGCAGATGGAGGGAATCAGCCCCCCAACCTCACCAGCAACCGTCGTCTGCAGCAGACGCAGGCGCAGGTGGACGAG GTGGTGGATATCATGCGTGTAAACGTGGATAAGGTTCTGGAGCGTGATCAGAAGCTGTCAGAACTGGACGATAGGGCCGACGCCCTGCAGGCTGGAGCCTCTCAGTTTGAGACAAGCGCTGCAAAACTGAAGAATAAATACTGGTGGAAGAATGCCAAG ATGATGATTATCCTGGGTGTGATATGCCTGATTGTCCTCATCGTCATTGTTG TGTACTTCAGCACCTAA
- the tmem88a gene encoding transmembrane protein 88a, whose protein sequence is MSLSWNGTLEKNVSDQPHTEPGSPSRAGSGVVVPPPYSLGGSEAAETPLELRGSLDCWACSVLVTAQNLIIALINGGLASIIFGTILTPALVMIIFGFLCHSTVQPHGTSLYCSDMLDDGGCVALLVVGFLLLTPLLVLALAAYCRLARHLQLGMCFIPYSRAVYKNLPASRHRRADAGGCCGQQGASEREGKGSVWV, encoded by the exons ATGAGTCTGTCATGGAACGGCACGCTTGAGAAGAATGTATCCGATCAGCCCCACACTGAGCCGGGCTCCCCCTCCAGAGCGGGGTCAGGGGTCGTGGTACCGCCTCCATACTCTCTGGGTGGCAGCGAAGCCGCTGAAACCCCCCTGGAGTTAAGGGGCTCACTAGACTGCTGGGCATGCTCGGTGCTGGTCACTGCACAGAATCTGATCATAGCGCTGATCAACGGCGGGCTGGCCAGCATCATCTTTGGCACCATCCTCACCCCTGCTCTTGTCATGATCATATTCGGCTTCCTCTGCCACTCTACG GTGCAGCCCCACGGAACATCTCTGTATTGCTCAGACATGCTGGATGACGGCGGCTGCGTGGCTCTGCTGGTGGTGGGCTTTCTGCTGCTCACCCCTCTGCTGGTCCTGGCTCTTGCCGCCTACTGTCGCCTGGCCCGACACCTCCAGCTGGGAATGTGTTTCATTCCCTACAGCCGCGCCGTCTACAAGAACCTGCCCGCGTCCCGCCACAGGAGGGCTGATGcaggaggctgctgtggccAGCAGGGAGCTtcggagagggaggggaagggtAGTGTATGggtgtag
- the pcolcea gene encoding procollagen C-endopeptidase enhancer a produces the protein MMNVDCIWGLSLFLSLSLGWTKAQQTNHTRPVFYCGGDLVTDSGFVGSEGFPSFYKPNSKCTWRITVPEGNVVMLTFRIFDLEADSQCRYDYLDVYNGHSNLVQKLGRFCGTFRPGALISTTNTMMLEMASDAETQGRGFVAYFSGAKPYVDDHQFCGGRMTKDQGEIKTPNWPDNKYPAGTSCSWLITVEPDMVIQVKFGKFVLEADAYCRFDYVAFFNGGTKDDSRLIGRYCGDRAPQPFITSGNVLLVQFVSDLSVTSDGFFADYTSVPRGSQILTFDSGADTRSIPSRPAVKPAAPKRPAATTQPPVPTAKYVPSKPKPVKPTKGRGQGTTGNDGTRPKRPVHQNPLCAKACKRDGTIKTSFCASEFVITGKVNSLSPGPRGSLLISISLTKAYKAGRLTITQIGENMSVKLVSQCKKCPLLRRGANYIIMGQVGEDGRGTLEPGAFTAPYKPPHHKLLVNISKQPC, from the exons ATGATGAATGTGGACTGCATCTGGGGTCTCTCCTTGTTCCTGTCTCTGAGTTTAGGATGGACAAAGGCTCAGCAGACCAACCACACCAG GCCTGTGTTCTACTGTGGGGGAGACCTGGTCACAGACTCAGGCTTTGTTGGCAGTGAGGGGTTCCCGAGCTTCTACAAACCCAACAGCAAATGTACCTGGCGTATCACC GTCCCAGAGGGAAATGTAGTCATGCTCACTTTCCGAATTTTTGACCTGGAGGCTGACTCACAATGTCGCTATGATTATCTGGATGTTTACAATGGCCATTCCAACTTGGTGCAAAAACTAGGCCGCTTTTGTGGAACTTTCCGTCCTGGCGCTCTTATTTCTACCACAAACACCATGATGCTAGAGATGGCGTCTGATGCTGAGACACAGGGCAGAGGGTTTGTGGCCTATTTCAGTGGAGCCAAACCATATGTAGATG ACCACCAGTTCTGTGGGGGAAGGATGACAAAGGACCAGGGAGAGATAAAGACGCCCAACTGGCCTGACAACAAATACCCTGCAGGAACCAGCTGCTCCTGGCTCATCACTGTGGAGCCTGATATG GTAATCCAGGTGAAGTTTGGTAAATTCGTCTTGGAAGCTGACGCCTATTGTCGGTTTGACTATGTGGCGTTCTTCAACGGTGGAACGAAAGATGATTCGAGGCTGATTGGAAGATACTGTGGCGATCGGGCCCCACA GCCCTTCATTACCAGCGGCAATGTGCTACTGGTCCAATTTGTGTCTGACCTCAGTGTGACATCTGACGGATTCTTTGCCGACTATACCAGCGTCCCACGTGGTTCTCAGATTTTAACATTCGACTCAGGAGCCGACACAAGGTCCATCCCCTCAAGGCCTGCAGTGAAACCGGCTGCACCTAAACGTCCTGCCGCCACCACACAGCCACCCGTCCCCACCGCCAAATATGTGCCATCTAAACCCAAACCAGTGAAACCCACGAAAGGCCGTGGACAAGGCACCACAGGGAATGACGGGACAAGACCAAAGAGGCCTG TCCATCAAAACCCTCTGTGTGCCAAAGCCTGTAAAAGAGACGGAACCATCAAGACCAGTTTCTGTGCCAGTGAATTTG TGATAACCGGGAAGGTGAACTCTCTTTCCCCCGGTCCCCGAGGCAGTCTTCTTATTAGCATCTCCCTCACTAAGGCCTACAAGGCAGGTCGACTAACAATTACGCAAATCGGAGAGAACATGTCGGTTAAACTGGTGTCACAGTGCAAGAAGTGCCCGTTGCTCCGCAGAG GTGCCAACTACATTATCATGGGTCAAGTTGGCGAAGACGGACGTGGTACCCTGGAACCCGGTGCTTTCACAGCTCCGTACAAACCACCTCATCACAAATTATTAGTGAACATCAGCAAGCAACCATGTTAA